Part of the Candidatus Margulisiibacteriota bacterium genome, CAGCACATCCAACACCAAGCTTTCCGAAGCCTCGCTTCAATTGACCGGTCTGTTTGGCTGCTACGAGCCGCTCGTCCGTTACGAAACATTTAACCCAAATATGTCGACCGCGAACAACGTGGTTAATACTTTAACTCTGGGTGGGGCTTTAATTATTGACAGCAGTTCCAAGATGCTGGTCAACTATAATCTGGTCCAGGAAGAAACGTCCCAGGTTGATAACAATTCAATGTTATTTGAATTGCAGATCCAAATATAATACATATCTCCGATCTTGACGATCTAAAGCCGCGTTCGCGGCAATGGCCGGCAGGACGGTAGTCTTGCGACAGCGGGACTCAAGGGTTGATAGGGAAACCATTCAACCTCCCACATTTGGAAAGGAGAAAAAAATGTTTAGGAAGTTTATAATTTGCTGGTTACTGGCGATCACTTTGTTTTCCGCTTCTTTTGCCGCTTCTCAGTCGATCATTTTGGCGACCACGACCAGTACGGTGGACTCCGGGTTGCTCGATGTTTTGCTTCCGATCTTTGAAAAACAGAGCGGCAGCCAGATCAAACCGATCGGGGTAGGTTCCGGTATGGCTATGGAGATGGGGCGACGCGGCAAAGCCGATGTTCTCCTGGTCCATTCTCCCAAGGATGAAGCCAAACTGGTACAACAAGGTTTTGGGATCAACCGACGGGCGGTCATGCATAACGACTTTGTCCTGCTTGGTCCGCCAAACGACCCGGCTCAGGTCAGAACGGCCAAAGCTGTTGGCGAAGCGTTTAAAAGGATAAGCGACAGCGGGTCAAATTTTGTCTCCAGAGGGGATAGATCCGGAACTCACTCCAAGGAGCTGGCGATCTGGCCTCACTCCAAGGCCCAGATCTCAAACCTTTGGTATCTTGAATCCGGCCAGGGGATGGGGGCAACCCTATTAATTGCAGATCAAAAATACGCTTACACTCTTTCGGATAGAGCGACGTATCTCAGCTATAAGGACCGGTTAAAACTGGTTATTCTCTGTGAGGGGGATGCTTTACTGCTTAATCCTTATCATATTATTGAGGTTAATCCGGAAAAATGGCCTGAGATCAACCGCGCCGGGGGAAAGGCGTTCGCGGATTTTATGGTCGCGCCGGCAACCCAAAAAGTGATCGCTAATTTTGGCAAGGAAAAATATGGACAGCCATTGTTTTTCCCGGACGCTAAATAGGGAAGATCCTTATCTTCATCTAACCGCGCACTTAAGTGCGCGGTTAGTTTGAAGCCTGAAAGGTTTAATTGAATGTATCCAGAATTAATAAATATAATTATATTGACCTTAAAAGTTTCCGGAACAGCTTTGCTGATCTCAATCGTTATTGGGATCAGCCTGGGGATGTTTCTCGCGCTTCGTGATTTTCCCTTTAAGAAGATAGTGGTGGGGATCATAAATACCGGCATGGGACTTCCTCCAGTAGTTGTTGGTTTGCTGGTAATGTTATTTCTCTGGCGAGGCGGGCCGCTTGGTTTTCTGGAGATGATCTACACTCCTCAAGCGATGATCATTGCCCAGGTGATTTTGGCAACCCCGATCATTGCCGGGTTAACCCTTGCAACAATTCAGCAGATCCCGCAGAAAATGAAATGGCAGGCGCAAGCCCTTGGGGCCAAGGGGTGGCAATTGGCCTGGCTTTTGGTCAAAGAGACAAGGCTCTCTCTTTTGGCTGCGGTCATGGCCGGTTTTGGCGGGATCATTTCGGAAGTCGGCGCGGTCATGATGGTTGGCGGCAACATTAAAGGTCAGACCAGGGTTTTAACTACGGCTATTGTTTTAGAGTCACAAAAAGGAGCGTTTGAACTGGCGATTGCCTTAAGCATGGTCTTATTGGTCCTTTCATTTTCGGTCAATTTTGGCTTAACCATGATCCAGCAAAGGACAAAAAGATCATGATCACCGCGTTATTGGGACCAAATGGGGCCGGGAAAAGCACCTATTTGCGCAAATTAATGGGGCTTGATACAGGAAGGATCGATTTGAGCATCTCAATGGTGTTTCAGGAACCGTTATTATTTGACCTGTCAGTCTTTGAAAATGTGGCGCTTGGCCTGCGATTCAGGCGGGGAAGAAAGATCAGGCAGCAAGTTGACCATTGGCTGGAAGTGTTTGGCGTTGCTCATCTTAGAGACAGGAGGGCAATTACCTTGTCGGGCGGAGAAGCGCAAAAGGTCGCCCTGGCCAGGGCGCTGGTTGTGGGGCCAAAGACTTTGCTGCTTGATGAACCATTCTCTAATTTAGATCTGACCTCTCAAATTGAGTTCCGCCAGATGTTGAAAAGCATCATTCATGAAAAAAAGATCAGGACGATCTGGGTAACGCATAATAAAGCCGAAGCACTGATCGTGGCTGATCAATTAATGATCATGATAAACAGAGCGATCGCGCAGACCGGCCGGCCGGAAGAAGTTATCCAAAAACCAGCGACTAAAGAAGTTGCCGGCTTTTTAGGGATCGAAAATATCTTTCACGGGCGACTTACAGACGATAATGGACAAAGCATTTTTAAGAACCCTCTGGTCTGTTTTGAGGCGGCGGCAGAGCAAAAGTCTGATGCCTGGGTCGTGGTTCATCCGGAAGATATTCTTCTTTCTCTTGAGCCGACAAAAACCAGCGCCCGCAATTGCTTGCGCGGGATTGTTTTATCCGTCGAGCCGGCCGGGTTGATCTATCGGACCAGAATCAAAGCGGGAGAGACGTTTGTTTCCAATATAACCCGCGCCTCCGCAGAAGAGATCGGGATCGCTCCCGGCAAGGAGCTCTTTTTAACATTCAAAGCAACGGCGGTGCAGGTCATATGATCAAAGCGACAAAAGCATTAAATATTATTCTTGGTCAGGTCCGTCCTTTAGGAACGGGAATTATCCCGCTTTCTGCGGCGCTCGGAAGGTTTTTGGGAGAGAATGTTTATTCAGATGTTAATATCCCACCATTCGATCGCTCGGCAATGGATGGTTTTGCGGTTAATTCTAAAGACCAGTCAAAAGAATTTATGGTCATTGAAAATATCCCAGCCGGAAAAGTGCCCCAAAGGATCATTAGGCCAGGGGAATGCGCCCGGATCATGACCGGCGCGATGCTTCCCAGAGGAGCCGATCAAGTAATTAGAGTGGAGAATACCTTTGAATTATCCAAGGGAAAAGTCAATATTATTAGGACGGAAAAACGGCGAAATGTCGCAAAGTGCGGGGAAGACGTTAAAAGAGGAGAATTAGTCCTTTCTTCCGGCTCTTTGATCCGTCCGCAGGAAGTTGCCATGCTGGCTACGGTTGGCAAAACAAGGGTTAAAGTGATCAGTTCTCCAAAGGTAGGAGTTATTTCCACCGGATCGGAACTGGTTGAGCCAAACCTTAAACCAATGACCGGTCAGATCCGAAATAGTAACGGACCTATGCTTATCTCCCAGCTAAAAAGATTGGGGATCGAAGCAGACTATCTGGGGATCGCGAAAGATGATATCAGGGCAACAAAATCGATGGTCACCCGAGGCTTGCGGGAAAACGATATTTTAATCTTATCCGGCGGGGTTTCGGTAGGGGATTATGATTTTGTAAAAGAAGTCTTGCGATCTTGCGGGGTAAAAATTGTTTTTAATAAAGTCGCCATTAAACCGGGCAAACCGACCGTCTTTGGCACAAAAGGAAAGAAGCTAATATTTGGCTTGCCGGGTAATCCGGTTTCGGTATTAGTCGTATTTGAGCTTTTTGTCGCTCCAGCTATCAATAAAATGATCGGGAAGGAACACTCTGATACAATTTGCTCTTTGCCGTTAATTACCAGTTATTCATGTAAATACTCAAAAAGGGAACAGTATCTGCCGGTTTTGATCAAACGAGGCGGTGTTCAACCGGTTGATTTTCACGGCTCGGCCCATATGTTTTCCTTAACCAAGGCAAACGGAGTAATAAGGATAAAAAGTGGAGATACCAATCTTAAAAAAGGAAGATTAGTCGATGTTAGACCGATTTAACCGGGATATTTACTATTTACGGATAGCGGTAACAGATAAGTGTAATTTGCGCTGTACTTACTGCATGCCGGAAGAGGGGATCAGGTTGAAGCCGCATAGCGAGATCTTGAGTTTTGAAGAGATTGAAGAGATCGTCAAAGCGGCGGTCAAGCTTGGCTTTTACAAATTCCGCCTGACGGGGGGTGAGCCGCTGGTCAGGCGGGGGATAGTAGATCTGGTTCGCGGATTAGCGGCGATTGATGGGGTTAAAACACTGGCGATGACGACAAATGGGATTTTGCTCTCTCAATATGCCAAGGAGTTAAAAGCAGCCGGGCTAACACGTCTTAATATCAGCCTCGATTCCCTTCAGCCGGAAAGATACCGGCAAATAACCCGCTGCGGAGAGTTAAGCGAGGCGCTGGCGGGGATAAAAGCGGCAAGAGAGGCCGGGTTTAGCGGAACAAAGCTGAACAGCGTACTGATCGACGGATTTAACGCCGATGAAAAAGAAGCGCTGATCGATTTTGCTAAAGCCAGTGGGCTTAAGGGAAGATTCATCAGGAAAATGGATTTGAAAAGCGGCAGTTTCTATAAGGTTGAAAACGGCGAGGGGGGGGATTGCTCGATCTGCAACCGGGTCCGACTGACCGCCGATGGCAAACTCCGTTCCTGTCTCTTCTCTAATTTTGAGGTCGATGTTCGAGCCATTGGAGCGGAAGCGGCGCTCAAAGAAGTGATCAACAACAAACCGGCCAGAGGGGAGAAATCAAACAACAGGGAGATGATAGAAATTGGGGGTTAAAACAAAAAAAATGAACGGGAGGAACCGAGAAGTTCATTCTCAGGAGGGACCCGTTCATTTTTCACATCTAGATAATAAAGGTAAGGCCAAAATGGTTGATGTCGGAAGCAAGCCGGACCAAAAAAGGATCGCGATCGCCAGAGGTTCGATAAGCCTGGCTAAAGAAACGATCAGGCTGGTAAATAATAATCAGTTAAAAAAAGGGGACGTATTAGCGGTCGCCAGGATCGCCGGGATCCAGGCGGCCAAGAAGACCAGCGACTTGATCCCGTTATGTCATCCGCTGGTCCTGACCAATATCGCCGTTGAGTGCAAGGTCAAAGCTAATTCAATTGAGATAGAGGGAAGGGTTGATTGTATCGGCAAAACCGGGGTCGAAATGGAAGCGTTAACGGCCGTCAGTGTCGCCGCTTTAACGATCTACGATATGTGCAAAGCGGTCGATAAGCAAATGATCATAGGAGAAATATTTTTATGCCACAAGTCAAAGCAGTCTGCGTAAGTCCTGTCCAGGGCCCAAAAAACGAGGTCAAAGAGATCAACCTGATCGAAGAGCTTGGGGTAGAGGGTGATCATCATGCCAAGGGAGGAATCAGACAGGTCAGCCTTCTGGCGAATGAATCGATCGACAAGATGAAAGCCAAGGGACTGAAATTGGTTAACGGTTCCTTTGGGGAAAATATTATTACTGAAGGGATAGATCTGTTGTCCTTAAATATTGGAGAGCGATTGGCCATTGGCGAAACGCTCCTTGAGATCAGCAAAATTGGCAAAGAGTGTGTTAAACGGTGTATCATTTACTATCAGGTCGGCGATTGCGTCATGCCAAGAGAAGGGATCTTCGGAATGGTCGTAAAAGGCGGGACAATCAAAGCAGGAGATATTATCGAAAGGATGTAGGGACAGGGCTTGTCCCTGTCCGCTAATATTTATATTATGAAAGTTGGCATAATCACTGTCTCCGATAAAGGGTCAAAGGGAGAGCGGGTCGACCTAAGCGGTCCGGCGATCAAAGAGACGCTCAAGGCCGAGTTTTATGAATACGTCATTGTTCCGGATGAAATTGATGATATTTCCGCCAAATTAATTGAGTTCATCGATCAAGAAAAGTGCGATCTGGTCTTAACTACCGGTGGGACCGGTCTTTCCCCACGCGACGTCACCCCCGAGGCGACCCGTAAAGTTATTGACCGGGAAATCCCCGGGATCGCCGAAGCGATCCGCGGAGAATCGCTCAAGATCACTCAAAAAGCAATGTTATCAAGAGGGATCGCCGGTTCCAGAGGAAAAAGCTTGATCGTTAATCTGCCTGGAAGCCCCAAAGCGGTCAAAGAGTGCCTGGCGATAATTTTGCCGGTTATTCCCCATGCCCTGGAAGTCTTAGAAAAAGGAAGCGCTGAATGCGGAGGTGAAAATAAATGAACGAAAAAGAGATCCAGATCGCGATCAACGACCAAATTGCCGGGGGAGTCTACAGCAACATCGCTGTGATCTCTCACAACGAGAACGAATTTGTTTTTGATTTCATCTTTGCCCATCCCCCCAAAGGACAGGTCAATGCCCGGGTGATCATGTCGCCGGCCCATGCCAACCGTCTGCTCAAGGCGTTGGAAGAAAACATTAAAATGTACGAGTCAAAAGCCGGGAAGATCAAAGAGGTGCCTGAGCCACCGCCATTTGGGATAAAATTATCCAATAATTAGGATGATTTAACCGCAGAATTTATTCTGCGGTCCTTAATCACGCTCCCTGGACAATCCGTTATCGCGTGCTGGACGATCCGCTACCGCGCACTGAAGTACGCGGTTAAAAGTATTCTTTTAGTCCGACTTTGCGGGCCTTCTTTTTCTGGCTAACCTGCTTTTTAGCTTGCAGGACCTTTTCTTTGGCCCTTCTGGAGCGTTTTCTTTTCTGTCGCCTGATCTTTTCGATCGCTTGCCGGCGGGCGCTCTTGAGGCCAAGGATGCGTTCTTCGATCTTATCGGCCAATAATCGCCAGGCCAGGAAACGGTTAAGCGCCTGGGAGCGTTCCTGCGTCATTTTCACCTCAAGACCGGTCGGCAAATGCTTCAGGTATACACCGCTGGAAACTTTATTGACATTCTGCCCGCCAGGCCCGCCGGAACGGATGAATTTTTCATCAACCTCGGCATCAACAATACCCAGCCTGGATAAACGCTCATTAAGGGCGGTTTCTTTTTCCATTGAGACCAGAAATTTCCTGTCCATGGTGATAAATTATACACTAATTTAAATCGCGCGGTTAGCCTAGTATCGCTCTCTTCCCTGTGTTAAAATTACCAGGTTATGGTAGAAGAAAAAATACCCCCCCAAAACCTGGCGGCCGAGCAATCGGTCCTAGGCTCAATGCTGCTGGATAAAAATGCCGTTTTCCGAGCGGCCGAGTCCCTGGCACCGGACAGTTTTTATCGTGACGCCCACCGCTACATTTTTGAGGCGATCCTGGTTTTGTTTGACAAAGGGGAGCCGGTCGATCTGGTAACCGTCACCGAGACTTTGCGTAAATCAGGGAAGCTTGACGCGGTCGGAGGGTCGGTCTACGTTGCCGACCTGATAAATTCGGTCCCAACCGCGGCGAATGTCGACCATTACACCAAGATAGTT contains:
- the mog gene encoding molybdopterin adenylyltransferase; the protein is MMKVGIITVSDKGSKGERVDLSGPAIKETLKAEFYEYVIVPDEIDDISAKLIEFIDQEKCDLVLTTGGTGLSPRDVTPEATRKVIDREIPGIAEAIRGESLKITQKAMLSRGIAGSRGKSLIVNLPGSPKAVKECLAIILPVIPHALEVLEKGSAECGGENK
- a CDS encoding radical SAM protein, producing MLDRFNRDIYYLRIAVTDKCNLRCTYCMPEEGIRLKPHSEILSFEEIEEIVKAAVKLGFYKFRLTGGEPLVRRGIVDLVRGLAAIDGVKTLAMTTNGILLSQYAKELKAAGLTRLNISLDSLQPERYRQITRCGELSEALAGIKAAREAGFSGTKLNSVLIDGFNADEKEALIDFAKASGLKGRFIRKMDLKSGSFYKVENGEGGDCSICNRVRLTADGKLRSCLFSNFEVDVRAIGAEAALKEVINNKPARGEKSNNREMIEIGG
- the moaC gene encoding cyclic pyranopterin monophosphate synthase MoaC, with translation MNGRNREVHSQEGPVHFSHLDNKGKAKMVDVGSKPDQKRIAIARGSISLAKETIRLVNNNQLKKGDVLAVARIAGIQAAKKTSDLIPLCHPLVLTNIAVECKVKANSIEIEGRVDCIGKTGVEMEALTAVSVAALTIYDMCKAVDKQMIIGEIFLCHKSKQSA
- a CDS encoding peptide chain release factor-like protein encodes the protein MDRKFLVSMEKETALNERLSRLGIVDAEVDEKFIRSGGPGGQNVNKVSSGVYLKHLPTGLEVKMTQERSQALNRFLAWRLLADKIEERILGLKSARRQAIEKIRRQKRKRSRRAKEKVLQAKKQVSQKKKARKVGLKEYF
- a CDS encoding substrate-binding domain-containing protein; translation: MFRKFIICWLLAITLFSASFAASQSIILATTTSTVDSGLLDVLLPIFEKQSGSQIKPIGVGSGMAMEMGRRGKADVLLVHSPKDEAKLVQQGFGINRRAVMHNDFVLLGPPNDPAQVRTAKAVGEAFKRISDSGSNFVSRGDRSGTHSKELAIWPHSKAQISNLWYLESGQGMGATLLIADQKYAYTLSDRATYLSYKDRLKLVILCEGDALLLNPYHIIEVNPEKWPEINRAGGKAFADFMVAPATQKVIANFGKEKYGQPLFFPDAK
- a CDS encoding DUF3467 domain-containing protein — protein: MNEKEIQIAINDQIAGGVYSNIAVISHNENEFVFDFIFAHPPKGQVNARVIMSPAHANRLLKALEENIKMYESKAGKIKEVPEPPPFGIKLSNN
- a CDS encoding molybdopterin molybdotransferase MoeA codes for the protein MIKATKALNIILGQVRPLGTGIIPLSAALGRFLGENVYSDVNIPPFDRSAMDGFAVNSKDQSKEFMVIENIPAGKVPQRIIRPGECARIMTGAMLPRGADQVIRVENTFELSKGKVNIIRTEKRRNVAKCGEDVKRGELVLSSGSLIRPQEVAMLATVGKTRVKVISSPKVGVISTGSELVEPNLKPMTGQIRNSNGPMLISQLKRLGIEADYLGIAKDDIRATKSMVTRGLRENDILILSGGVSVGDYDFVKEVLRSCGVKIVFNKVAIKPGKPTVFGTKGKKLIFGLPGNPVSVLVVFELFVAPAINKMIGKEHSDTICSLPLITSYSCKYSKREQYLPVLIKRGGVQPVDFHGSAHMFSLTKANGVIRIKSGDTNLKKGRLVDVRPI
- a CDS encoding ABC transporter ATP-binding protein; this translates as MITALLGPNGAGKSTYLRKLMGLDTGRIDLSISMVFQEPLLFDLSVFENVALGLRFRRGRKIRQQVDHWLEVFGVAHLRDRRAITLSGGEAQKVALARALVVGPKTLLLDEPFSNLDLTSQIEFRQMLKSIIHEKKIRTIWVTHNKAEALIVADQLMIMINRAIAQTGRPEEVIQKPATKEVAGFLGIENIFHGRLTDDNGQSIFKNPLVCFEAAAEQKSDAWVVVHPEDILLSLEPTKTSARNCLRGIVLSVEPAGLIYRTRIKAGETFVSNITRASAEEIGIAPGKELFLTFKATAVQVI
- a CDS encoding MOSC domain-containing protein, which gives rise to MPQVKAVCVSPVQGPKNEVKEINLIEELGVEGDHHAKGGIRQVSLLANESIDKMKAKGLKLVNGSFGENIITEGIDLLSLNIGERLAIGETLLEISKIGKECVKRCIIYYQVGDCVMPREGIFGMVVKGGTIKAGDIIERM
- a CDS encoding ABC transporter permease — translated: MYPELINIIILTLKVSGTALLISIVIGISLGMFLALRDFPFKKIVVGIINTGMGLPPVVVGLLVMLFLWRGGPLGFLEMIYTPQAMIIAQVILATPIIAGLTLATIQQIPQKMKWQAQALGAKGWQLAWLLVKETRLSLLAAVMAGFGGIISEVGAVMMVGGNIKGQTRVLTTAIVLESQKGAFELAIALSMVLLVLSFSVNFGLTMIQQRTKRS